CCAATGAAGAAGCAGGTGCTTTAGCTGGATCTAACCCAGATTACGCTCAAGAAGATTTGTTCAAGAACATTGCTGCTGGTAACTACCCATCATGGACTGCTTATATCCAAACCATGACTGAAGCCGAAGCTAAAGAAGCTGACTTTTCTGTGTTTGATTTGACCAAAGTTTGGCCACACAAGAAATATCCATTGAGAAGATTTGGTAAGTTTACTTTGAATGAAAATCCAAAGAATTACTTTGCTGAAGTTGAACAAGCTGCTTTCTCTCCAGCCCATACTGTTCCATACATGGAACCATCTGCTGATCCAGTCTTGCAATCAAGATTGTTCTCTTATGCTGATACACACAGACACAGATTGGGTACCAACTACACTCAAATCCCAGTGAATTGTCCTGTCACCGGTGCTGTTTTCAACCCACACATGAGAGACGGTGCTATGACTGTTAATGGTAATTTGGGTAGCCATCCAAACTACTTGGCTAGTGACAAGCCAGttgaatttaaacaattctCTCTCCAAGAAGACCAAGAAGTTTGGAATGGTGCTGCCACTCCATTCCACTGGAAAGCCACCCCAGCTGATTTCAAACAAGCTCAAGAATTATGGAAAGTGTTGAAGAGATATCCAAACCAACAAGAACATTTGGCCCATAACATTGCTGTTCATGCTGCTGGTGCTGATGCTGCAATCCAAGACAGAGTGTTTGCATACTTTGGTAAAGTCTCTCAAGATTTGGCTAATGCTATCAAGAAGGAAGTTTTGGAATTATCTCCAAGAAAATAAGTATGAACGAACTGAGGAAGGTGCTAATTTGAGATTAGCTTCTCTATTGTTCTGATTTTTTGCTTCTGCTTCTTTTGTGTTAGGCAAtgattatcatcaattgtttttgttttgttttcatcTTTGTGTAGTGGTTTATATAATGTTCtcgttcttttttttttttaaagaaaaagcaaaTAAATACATAGTTAATTTTGAACCAAGAGCTAGTTTACAATGTAGGAAGATAGATAGAATTGGTTTAGTATTGTGGTGTTGAATGtttaacttctggtgttctggttggttgtttttttgttgtgtCGCATTAAAGTgactcaaaaaaaaaaaaaatgtctCATAGAAGATTAAACTACTCTTTCTTATAATGGAAgtaaaaatcaaattcaaattcaacaattgatttaaccCATCATGcgccaaaaaaaaatttccaCCACTTCCACAACTAACAAACAAAatagaaagagaaaaaatttaaacagcgaaaaaaaaaaaaaaaaaaaaaaataaaaaaatatccaTTTTAgttctaaaaaaaaaaaaaaaaatttttttttctctctcctTTAATATAAAACCCAACACTAATCaaccatcatcaacaaaacaCAACACATCACATCTAACTAATATATTAATGGCCAATAAGACTTTCTCAGAAACAAAGAATATATAACCATTTCAGCAGAAGAGCACACAAAAAGACGAGCAAAATAATATGACAGCCTCTGCCCATTATAACTATAACAGAAGAAATTCCAGTGCAACACCGTACACAATACCAACAAAACATCAACCACAACACCAATCCC
This is a stretch of genomic DNA from Candida dubliniensis CD36 chromosome 1, complete sequence. It encodes these proteins:
- a CDS encoding peroxisomal catalase, putative (Similar to C. albicans CTA1;~Similar to S. cerevisiae CTA1) produces the protein MAPTFTNSNGQPIPEPFATQRVGQHGPLLLQDFNLIDSLAHFDRERIPERVVHAKGSGAYGVFEVTDDITDVCAAKFLDTVGKKTRVFTRFSTVGGELGSADTARDPRGFATKFYTEEGNLDLVYNNTPVFFIRDPSKFPHFIHTQKRNPETHLKDANMFWDYLTSNEESIHQVMILFSDRGTPASYREMNGYSGHTYKWSNKKGEWFYVQVHFISDQGIKTLTNEEAGALAGSNPDYAQEDLFKNIAAGNYPSWTAYIQTMTEAEAKEADFSVFDLTKVWPHKKYPLRRFGKFTLNENPKNYFAEVEQAAFSPAHTVPYMEPSADPVLQSRLFSYADTHRHRLGTNYTQIPVNCPVTGAVFNPHMRDGAMTVNGNLGSHPNYLASDKPVEFKQFSLQEDQEVWNGAATPFHWKATPADFKQAQELWKVLKRYPNQQEHLAHNIAVHAAGADAAIQDRVFAYFGKVSQDLANAIKKEVLELSPRK